A single Vicia villosa cultivar HV-30 ecotype Madison, WI unplaced genomic scaffold, Vvil1.0 ctg.000732F_1_1, whole genome shotgun sequence DNA region contains:
- the LOC131630762 gene encoding uncharacterized protein LOC131630762, translating to MKPQTNGSRVHKPNHTPVQGPTWLIIAAGAFLTTLSIRLGYKLKQAVDSNSPTHNVTTILKGNGKSSNLRKPPDCFMQPNGHSQMQDNHGCFTCNPGTGGSMELKCPQNQQMLSEFNGALPLVTVPPAEFSKENSVVWACSPDRLELPSKPFHLSNCSDSPCVSESGSDIFSKREVIQKLRQQLKRRDDMILEMQDQMAELQNSLNAQLGLSSHLQLQVEAANRDLFDSEREIQQLRKAIADHCVGYVPHDKSPTGTTWSAETRNGHLDGDIHLDLSDKTRDEEERIEMLKRQVGELKEAIEGKEYLLQSYKEQKAELSLKVKELQQRLDSQLPNIL from the exons ATGAAACCACAAACCAATGGCTCTAGGGTTCATAAGCCAAATCATACTCCAGTTCAAGGACCTACCTGGCTTATTATTGCTGCTGGTGCTTTCTTGACTACATTGTCTATTCGCCTCGGTTACAAATTGAAGCAGGCAGTTGACTCAAACTCCCCCACCCACAATGTAACTACTATCCTCAAAG GTAATGGAAAATCCTCCAACCTAAGGAAACCTCCAGATTGCTTTATGCAGCCCAATGGACATTCCCAAATGCAAGATAATCATGGCTGCTTCACTTGCAATCCAG GAACTGGAGGTTCTATGGAACTAAAGTGCCCACAAAATCAACAGATGTTGAGTGAATTCAATGGGGCCCTCCCTTTGGTGACTGTCCCTCCTGCTGAGTTTAGCAAGGAAAATAGTGTTGTCTGGGCTTGCTCCCCTGATCGTCTTGAATTGCCTTCAAAGCCATTCCATCTTTCAAACTGCTCAGATTCACCATGCGTATCAGAATCTGGTTCGGATATTTTCAGCAAGCGGGAAGTTATACAGAAACTGCGGCAACAGTTGAAGAGAAGAGACGATATGATACTAGAGATGCAAGATCAAATGGCTGAATTGCAAAATTCACTCAATGCTCAGCTGGGGCTTTCTTCTCATTTACAATTGCAGGTTGAAGCTGCAAACAGGGACCTATTCGACTCAGAGAGAGAGATCCAACAGCTAAGGAAAGCAATTGCAGATCACTGTGTTGGATATGTTCCTCATGACAAATCTCCCACAGGCACAACTTGGTCTGCTGAGACTAGAAATGGGCATCTTGATGGGGATATTCATTTGGACCTCTCTGACAAAACAAGGGATGAGGAGGAGCGAATTGAGATGCTGAAAAGGCAAGTGGGAGAATTGAAAGAGGCGATAGAAGGAAAGGAATACTTGCTCCAGAGCTACAAGGAGCAAAAGGCCGAACTCTCTCTGAAGGTCAAAGAATTGCAGCAGAGATTGGATTCTCAGCTGCCTAATATTTTGTAG